In Mytilus edulis chromosome 4, xbMytEdul2.2, whole genome shotgun sequence, the following proteins share a genomic window:
- the LOC139521560 gene encoding uncharacterized protein codes for MIEKLNGSVLTVTFYCVIIVKVKTAKNHRIIDLKESGLFKKELDFENISCQYHAGQYTCLYCKTCDTLICATCISNVHKKHDITEIQEGYEVKIDKLKKEQSSIQKDRNQIVSGKEHLNQLLSLENYKYNQVFQNVRNHEKSVKEAVERYFKKLKDELAENHNTVSNSIKSDLNTILDLLKQADDKNNVVQEIIQIKDASLFFLEVNKLETSICIQMPQPRLSHGSTPNFVPGEFTESDIGVFKFDANVSHQPHINLEVNKQYQTELVVVEYVCSSSDHSFWIGSGNDDLVQSVKPDGPKLKIQSNFYTRVYGMAITQSNNLLLCSVGSRLQEINTNTGTLTDSVYNMSPLGPTAVHITSDDKVLIGGVNKEFPMPGRRAVILMNQNGDHERVYEHDQNKQSIFTYPLKITSTSNGNIHVGDRVSLVRGRIVVLGQDGDIINIYTGHREINKAIPFYPGDIVKTPTENVIVADVENSTLHFLNIDGLLLTYYKTSDINIIFPWSLAFTPTGQLYIGCSAPAGSTTKDAKLYEVTISGC; via the coding sequence ATGATAGAAAAATTAAATGGAAGTGTTTTGACTGTAACTTTTTATTGTGTAATTATTGTAAAGGTAAAAACTGCAAAAAATCACAGAATAATTGATTTGAAAGAAAGTGGGCTGTTTAAAAAAGAACtagattttgaaaacatttcctgTCAGTACCATGCTGGACAATATACCTGTCTTTATTGTAAGACATGTGACACTCTTATTTGTGCAACCTGCATTTCAAATGTTCACAAGAAACATGATATAACAGAAATCCAGGAAGGATATGAGGTGAAAATAGACAAGTTGAAAAAAGAACAAAGTAGTATTCAAAAGGATAGAAATCAAATAGTTTCAGGAAAAGAGCATCTCAACCAACTTTTGTCAttagaaaattataaatataaccaggTATTTCAAAATGTTCGTAATCATGAAAAATCTGTCAAAGAAGCAGTTGAAAGGTACTTTAAAAAACTCAAAGACGAACTGGCTGAAAATCACAACACTGTGTCTAACTCAATCAAATCTGATTTAAATACTATCTTAGACTTACTTAAACAAGCTGACGATAAGAACAATGTAGTCCAGGAAATCATTCAAATAAAGGATGCTTCCTTGTTCTTTTTAGAAGTCAACAAATTAGAAACATCTATTTGCATCCAAATGCCTCAACCAAGGTTAAGTCATGGCTCTACACCAAACTTTGTTCCAGGAGAATTCACTGAGTCTGACATTGGGGTGTTCAAATTTGATGCAAATGTATCTCATCAACCCCATATTAATCTGGAAgtaaataaacaatatcaaactGAACTTGTGGTAGTGGAATATGTTTGCTCATCTAGTGATCACTCCTTTTGGATAGGTTCTGGTAATGATGATTTAGTTCAATCAGTGAAACCTGATGGACCAAAACTGAAGATACAATCCAATTTTTATACAAGAGTCTATGGTATGGCTATTACTCAATCAAATAATCTACTTTTGTGTTCTGTGGGATCAAGACTCCAAGAAATTAATACTAATACAGGTACACTTACAGACTCAGTATATAATATGTCACCATTAGGACCTACAGCAGTCCATATCACCAGTGACGATAAAGTTCTGATAGGAGGTGTTAATAAAGAATTCCCTATGCCAGGGAGGCGAGCTGTAATACTAATGAATCAGAATGGAGACCATGAGAGAGTGTATGAACATGATCAAAATAAACAATCTATATTTACCTATCCCTTGAAAATAACCAGTACCAGTAATGGGAATATTCATGTTGGGGATAGAGTCAGCCTTGTCAGAGGCAGAATAGTAGTGTTAGGACAGGATGGTGATATAATTAATATCTATACTGGACATAGGGAGATAAATAAGGCCATACCATTCTACCCAGGAGACATAGTGAAAACTCCTACAGAAAATGTGATAGTAGCCGATGTGGAAAATAGTACACTTCATTTCCTGAACATTGATGGCCTGCTGCTGACGTACTATAAAACAAGTGACATAAACATAATCTTTCCATGGTCTCTTGCATTCACTCCAACAGGACAACTCTACATAGGATGTAGTGCGCCAGCTGGCAGTACAACCAAGGACGCCAAGTTATATGAAGTGACTATATCAGGatgttaa